In the Clostridium gelidum genome, AGCTTCAATAGCATTCTTTGCAAGATTAATGGAGGGCGCCTTAGCTGAAATAGATCAAGGTGTTCTAGAAGTATCAGTAGCAATGGGTGCAAATTTAATAGAAATCATATTTAATGTACTTTTAGTAGAGGCATTACCAGGAATGATTAGAGGAATAACAGTAACTTTAATTAGTATAATAGGATTCTCTGTTATGGCTGGAACTGTTGGAGGAGGCGGTATAGGAGATCTAGCAATTAGATTTGGTTATTATCGTTATGAGACAGATGTTATGTTTATTACAGTAGCACTATTGATAATTGTAGTTCAAATAATTCAAGGTTTTCGTGAAAAACTAGCAGTGGCTCTTACAAAAAAATAATTTTAATAGGTGTAATGAAGTGTTATGGATAATTTGTTTTATGTAAATTTATTCGTAGCACTTTAATTTTAGTGAAATAATATTTCACAAAATGTCTTGTATTTGTATAAAGTTATTGGTATTTGCATAAAAGTAGAGATATTTAAATAAAAATATTGATACTTTTATAAAATAATAGTAAAGTTAGCTTAAATTCAATTAAGCATTGCACTAAATAAATGTTGAGTGTGATGAATATACGTGAAATTTAAATTATGACAGATGGTGAGCAAATGATTAAAGTAAAATTAGAAAAAAACAAAAATGAGAAAATAATATTTAAATTGAAAATTAAAGATATTGATAAGGAAAATGTTTTGTTTAAGAGAGCAATCATGGAATCAAAAATCATTAAAGGAAAATCAACGTATGATTATGAAGTACCTTTAAGGTTTTTTATTCCCATATTCAATAACATAGATAAGGAAAATCTAAAGTTAGATAAGAAAAGTATATTATCTTATTTGGAGTTTTCAGATTGTTATGATGAAAATTATTATACAAATGTTGAGGCTACAGCCAAGTATATGAAAAAGTGGAGAGAAGAAGGATGCCCTGATATTTATAAAATTACTATAGACCAAGATAGTTATAATGTAAAAAAAGAAGTGGCATTTAGAAGACTTATAGTAGGAGCTATGAATTTAAAGCTATAATATAGTTTTAAAAAATGATATACATACTAGTAATAAGTTAATCAATGGATTTCTTAGTCTTCTAAATAATTTATGTTAAAATAGAAACTTGTCTTATTAAAATCATATAAGATAAGTTTCTATTTTTAATGAAGCATCAAAAAAGGGATATTAAAAATGATTAACAGTTTAGTATTAAATGGAGCAGAAAGGATAGTACTTGGATGTACAGAAATACCATTGTTAATGAAGCAGGAATATGTAGATATACCAATTTTTGATACAACAACAATACATTCTATTTCTGCTGTTGAATTTGCTTTAAATTAATCTTATTGCTTATTTTGAATTGAAAATTGGTAATGGGGATATTATTTTTATATAGATAATAATCTAAATAAAGGGAGGAATTGCAATGAACAATGTAATTACAAGAAACGAAGCAATTGATTTACTTAAGAAATATAACAAGGAGCCATTTCATATACTTCATGCTCTTACAGTGGAAGGGGTTATGAGATGGTATGCAGAACAATTAGGATATGGTGATGAAGTAGAATATTGGGGAATGGTAGGTCTGTTACATGATATTGATTTTGAAATGTGGCCAGAAGAACATTGTGTAAAGGCTGCAGAATTATTAAGAGAAGCTAATATAAGTGATGAAATGATTTATGCTATCTGCAGTCATGGATATGGAATTTGTGTTGAAATAAAACCTAATCATACTATGGAAAAAATATTATTTGCTACAGATGAATTAACTGGATTAATAGGTGCAGCTGCAAGAATGCGTCCTTCAAAGAGTGTTATGGATATGGAACTATCTAGTTTAAAGAAAAAGTTTAAGGATAAAAAGTTTGCAGCAGGATGTTCAAGAGATATTATTAAAAGTGGAGCAGAATTGCTTGAATGGAATTTAGATGAACTTTTAGAAAAAACAATTATGGCAATGAGATTATGTGAAGAATCTGTAAATGAAAGTATGAAAGACTTTGAATAGAACACTATCTAGATATTAGTGAATAAGGTAACTAAGTAAAATATTTATTATATAAAAGAGGAAGATAGTGAGTACAAATTAAAAAGATATTATAGTATAAACTGCAACTGATAAAAGGGCTATCTCAAGTATGAAACTTTGAGCGTAACCCTTTTATTATGTAAAAATTAAGAAGTGTAAATTATGCTTGAAACAATATTGGTGACACGTAATGATTCATTAGAAAACATGAATTTATGTATAGAATTTGGTTTTATGTGATTTATCAATAATAAATCATTAGTATTAACACTATAAATTTTATCGTTTAAGAAAGTCTTAAAACTTTCATTTACAACATAGAAGCAAATTGCTACTATGCCTTTATTTATTGAAGGTTCATATTTAAAATCAAATTGTTTTTTAGGACTAATATTTAAATGAATTAATTCACCATGATAATTTTCCTTAGTCATTAAATTAAAAACAGAGGCTTTGCCATAAGTTTTAGTTTTCCAATCTCCCGAAAAACTATCTTGCTCAAAGGGATTAAGCAATTTTGTACACTTATGTTCATGGTCAAGAGTTATTTGTCCTTCAATAACCATAAACTTTCGTGATACATTGGGAAGCGTACTAAAAGTAGATTCTAATATATCGATTTTAGCAACGCCTAGTCTCCATAAAAAATTTCTACTTGTATAATCAGAATCTAATGGATATGTTATTAATTCTGTAGCCATACCACCAGACCAAAATGTTGGTTTATAATTTTCTTGCTTTATTAATTCAACATTATATTTCATAAATTGGTACTCCTTCTATTTATTACACATTCAATGTTAATTATATATTTAAAATATATGTATAATCAAGAGTCTTAAGTAAAATATAAAACGTTATTCATTGCAATAGTATACTATAGTACTGCTAACTGTAATTCTTATTACCAATATAAAATAATAGACATAATAAAGTTAAATAAGTAAAATTATAATTAGTGTAGGAAATGACTATAGATAACTGAAAATAAAACTTTATATGTAATTATTTGATTGAAAAGTTGTTGAAACTCAAATTAAATACGAAATATAATTATAGGGGTTGATAATATGGCAATCTTTAATGATAAAAAGATATTAAGAAAAGAAATTTTAGCCAAACGTAAAAATATAGATACAGTTGAAAAAGAAGAAAAAGACAGAAAAATATTAGAGAAATTTTATGAAAGTAAATATTATATAGAAGCAAAAAATATTTTCATTTATATATCATATGATTCAGAAATAAATACTAAAGGAATAATAAATAAAGCTTTAATGGATAATAAAAAAATTTATGTTCCAAGAACTGAATTCAAAACAAGGCTTATGGATGCTGTAAAAATCACATCATTAGATAATTTAATAGAAAGTGAATATGGAATTTTAGAGCCATCAGCGGAAGAACCACATATTGATCCGAATGGATTAGATTTAATTGTGGTGCCAGGAGTAGCTTTTGATATAAATGGTGGGAGAATGGGGTACGGAGCGGGTTTTTATGATAGATACTTTGAAAAAATCAGTAAGGATAATATGAAAAAAGTTATAAAATTAGCATTAGCTTATGATTTTCAAATATTAGAGAAGATACCAATGAATGAGCAAGATGTACCGGTAAATTATATTATAACTGAAACTAAATTCATACACCGATAAAAAGGCACGCACTGCCGAAAAGATGCGACATATGAAAAGAGTGCGAAGCACAACCAAGAACATTTCACATATAAAATTTTAAGAAAAATTGAATGCATCAATAATTCTGAATTATAGAAAGAGGGGAGGCGATAATTTATGGGCTATAGTGATAGTAATTTTATATATTTAAAAACTACTAGTATGGAAAAGTATTATGACAATTTAGTGAAAGCAGAATATATATGCGAATATTTTCCTATGATTACAAAAATCATCGTTAGAAAAGTAATAGAAGGAGTCCTGAAAGATATAGCAGAAAAACATACATTAGAAGGCAATGTAGCTGCATGGGACTTACTTAATAGTATTAAATTAAATTCTAAGTTTTCTGTACCAGATGAAATTTATAATTCTATTGAGATTATATTAGTTAATGGATATGAGCACGCTTCTCACAATAATAAGAATAAAAAGAATTCTAAGCATCCTATAGAAGTTTTAGAAACTATCCATAAAATTTTATGCTGGTATCTTAAGGAAACAGAATCACAAAAAATAATGTTGATTAAAGACTTGAGTTTTAAAGCTCCAAGTACTATTGAATATGGGCAAAAAGAAATTAATAAAATTAAAGATGACATTTCATTAAAGGATAACCAGATTAATAATTTAAGGCAAAAAATTATTGGATTAGGGAGTCAATGGAATAGGATAAGTGAGATAAATGAAGTTATAATAATAATAAAGGAAGAAAAAGCTTATTTAGAATCTATACAAATTTCATTAACTAAAAAAGTTCAGGGACAAAAAGACCAAGTAGCGGATGTGGAAAATAATCACAAAGCAATTATAAAAAAAAGTGAGAAATTAAAGGAGAACTGTAATGAAATTCAAGAACTGATTTTTAGTACAGAAAGTCAACTTGTTAAGGCTGAGATACAAAAGCAAGAATTAAAAAATTTAGTTAATAAATTAGATGAAAAAGATCAAGCAATAAGGAGAATTGAACAAACATTAGATGAAGAATTAAGTACAGTGAGAAAAGCATATGAAAATTTAGCAAAGTTATCTACTCAATATCAAGATATTTTAGAAACTATAGAATTTTCATATGATAAAGAATTACAAAAAATATTAGAGGCAAAAACAAACAATGTTACAATGCAAATTAGTTTTGAAGATAGAATCTTCAATGAAAATATAATTAATTATACTAAAAATATAGGTGAAGCTAAAAGAAAGATATTAATAGTTAAAGAGCTGTTAAATGAAACGATTAAGAGAGAAATTAAATATGAGTTATTTTATAAAGGTTTTTTTAAATTGAAAGATAAAGAGCTTAGAATTATTTATACTATGATTACTAACATTGATAACACATCTAACTTAATAAGTAAGACTAGAGAATTGTTATCAAATTCTAGTGAGGATAAATTTTTAGAATCAATAAATAAAAACTTGAAAGAACTAAAAAATGTAAATGATGATGAAATTAGATTAGTTTTATATTATAAGTTAATAAAATTATCTCAGGTTTCTCTAGGGAATATATATAATAGAAGACAATTTATACACGCTTTAGATACAATTGTAGATAAGGCATATGAAACCTTAATGAGTAAAAAGGATTTTAAAGGTAGAATAAGAAAATTAGATGCAATAAGTGCATATTACTTAGAGAAATTAATATTAAATTTAAAAAGTAAAAATAGTAACTTACAAATAAATGATGAGTTAACAGATAAAATTTATAAAAATATTATAAATTTGAAACAAAGTGTGGAAAATATAGAAAAAGAAAAGATATATTATGATAAATTCAATTTAGATACTATGTCAGAAACAGCACTTAAATCATCTATAAAGTTACATGTATATGATTTTATATTAATAATGGTAGATTTGGGAGGAATTTTTTCATATAAGGATATAGCAGCTATTATATTTGAAGTTGATAGATTGATAGTTCAAAGACCAGCATTAAAAATATATGAGGAAGAAACTTTGACAACAAATTTTTCAAATGAATATTTTATAATTCGTTTATTTTTATGTAGTGAAGCTACCTTTTTTAGTCAAAAGCAGCAAGAAGACCTAGCGCCATTATTAGTAATTGTAATAATGAGTATAAATTTAATATCAGATAATTGTGAGATTGGTTTAGAAAGTTATAATAGCATGGTGGATCTATGGAAGCGTAAGCAACAAACATATAATGACATTTATATAGAAAAAAAGGATCAGGGAAGTGAATTAGAATTATTGATAAAAGAGAAAAGTGAATTAGAACTTAATTACGGAAATTTATTAGAGTCTTATGATACATTAGTCAGGGATTATAATAATTATGACGAAGAGTTTAAGAATATTGTAATTAATTCAGAAAAAATAATTCTTTTGCCATCATATACGGATTATTATAAGTTACTTAGTAAAAAAGAAGTGGTTGAAAATAATATTGATGAAGCTAAAAACAAATTTGGAACATTAAAAAGTATACTTTCTCCAGGAGTTTGGAAGGATCAGGCTAATAAGATTATTAATGAATCTAATATTTTAGAATTAGAGAAGTCATTAATTGAAGAAGCAAAAGAAAAACCATATTTTAAAAAAGAATATAAGGTTTTTGAAGATCTGAAGACAAAAATTGAAGATACAAATGAATTAATAAATAAAGAAAAAGAAAATATAAAGAATAAGGATTCGTTAATTGATAATATGAACACTAAAATTAACGAATTTCAAAGGCAACTTAATAAAATAAAAGAGTTATATAGTGATATAGAGGAAGGATACTATTAAATAAAAATTTGCGGTATAATTAAATAAAATTTATATTCAAAGATTTTAGGAGGGCTATATATTATGAAAATTGAAACAAAATGCTTACATGAGGGTTATAAACCAAAGAATGGGGAGCCGGTAGCATTACCAATATACCAAAGCACAACTTATAGATATGATTCTACAGAAGAAATAGGTAAATTATTTGATTTAACTTCTGATGGACATATGTATTCTCGTATTTCAAATCCAACAGTTGGATTTGTAGAAGAAAAGATAGCAGCTTTAGAAGGTGGAGTAGGTGCACTTTGCACAACTTCAGGTCAAGCAGCTTC is a window encoding:
- a CDS encoding 5-formyltetrahydrofolate cyclo-ligase codes for the protein MAIFNDKKILRKEILAKRKNIDTVEKEEKDRKILEKFYESKYYIEAKNIFIYISYDSEINTKGIINKALMDNKKIYVPRTEFKTRLMDAVKITSLDNLIESEYGILEPSAEEPHIDPNGLDLIVVPGVAFDINGGRMGYGAGFYDRYFEKISKDNMKKVIKLALAYDFQILEKIPMNEQDVPVNYIITETKFIHR
- a CDS encoding HutD family protein, coding for MKYNVELIKQENYKPTFWSGGMATELITYPLDSDYTSRNFLWRLGVAKIDILESTFSTLPNVSRKFMVIEGQITLDHEHKCTKLLNPFEQDSFSGDWKTKTYGKASVFNLMTKENYHGELIHLNISPKKQFDFKYEPSINKGIVAICFYVVNESFKTFLNDKIYSVNTNDLLLINHIKPNSIHKFMFSNESLRVTNIVSSIIYTS
- a CDS encoding GumC domain-containing protein is translated as MGYSDSNFIYLKTTSMEKYYDNLVKAEYICEYFPMITKIIVRKVIEGVLKDIAEKHTLEGNVAAWDLLNSIKLNSKFSVPDEIYNSIEIILVNGYEHASHNNKNKKNSKHPIEVLETIHKILCWYLKETESQKIMLIKDLSFKAPSTIEYGQKEINKIKDDISLKDNQINNLRQKIIGLGSQWNRISEINEVIIIIKEEKAYLESIQISLTKKVQGQKDQVADVENNHKAIIKKSEKLKENCNEIQELIFSTESQLVKAEIQKQELKNLVNKLDEKDQAIRRIEQTLDEELSTVRKAYENLAKLSTQYQDILETIEFSYDKELQKILEAKTNNVTMQISFEDRIFNENIINYTKNIGEAKRKILIVKELLNETIKREIKYELFYKGFFKLKDKELRIIYTMITNIDNTSNLISKTRELLSNSSEDKFLESINKNLKELKNVNDDEIRLVLYYKLIKLSQVSLGNIYNRRQFIHALDTIVDKAYETLMSKKDFKGRIRKLDAISAYYLEKLILNLKSKNSNLQINDELTDKIYKNIINLKQSVENIEKEKIYYDKFNLDTMSETALKSSIKLHVYDFILIMVDLGGIFSYKDIAAIIFEVDRLIVQRPALKIYEEETLTTNFSNEYFIIRLFLCSEATFFSQKQQEDLAPLLVIVIMSINLISDNCEIGLESYNSMVDLWKRKQQTYNDIYIEKKDQGSELELLIKEKSELELNYGNLLESYDTLVRDYNNYDEEFKNIVINSEKIILLPSYTDYYKLLSKKEVVENNIDEAKNKFGTLKSILSPGVWKDQANKIINESNILELEKSLIEEAKEKPYFKKEYKVFEDLKTKIEDTNELINKEKENIKNKDSLIDNMNTKINEFQRQLNKIKELYSDIEEGYY
- a CDS encoding HD domain-containing protein, whose product is MNNVITRNEAIDLLKKYNKEPFHILHALTVEGVMRWYAEQLGYGDEVEYWGMVGLLHDIDFEMWPEEHCVKAAELLREANISDEMIYAICSHGYGICVEIKPNHTMEKILFATDELTGLIGAAARMRPSKSVMDMELSSLKKKFKDKKFAAGCSRDIIKSGAELLEWNLDELLEKTIMAMRLCEESVNESMKDFE